The genomic region catccaaccatctcatcctctgtcatccccttctcctcctgctttcaatctttccaagcatcagggtcttttccagtgagtcagttctttgcatcatgtgaccaaaatattggagtttcagcttcagcatcagtccttccagtgaatatttaggactaatttcctttaggatggactgattggatctccttgcagtccaagggactctctagagtcttctccaacacagcaggtcaaaagcagcaattcttgagtgctcagctttctttatagtccaactctcacatccatacatgactactggaaaaaccatagcttagactagatgggcctttgttggcaaagtaatgtctctgcttttgaatatgctatctaggttggtcataactttccttccaaggagtaagcatcttttaatttcatggctgcagtcaccatctgcagtgattttggagcccaaaagaataaagtctgacactgtttccactgtttccccatctatttcccatgaagtgatgggaccagatgccatgatcttagttttttgaatgttgagttttaagccagccttttcactctcctctttgactttcatcaagaggctcttcagttcctcttcaccctctgttgtaagggtggtgtcatttgtgtatctggtggtttagtggttaggattctgggtttTCACTGTCAAGGCCCGGGTTCATCCGTGGCAAGGAAATGGAGATCCTACAAaccatggcatggccaaaaaatgaacccaaaacaaaaaaaagagaatgtctCCAGATGTTGCCAACAGTCCCTTGGGGAACAAAACCACTCCCAGCTGAGAAGTATTTACTTAGACTGacaagtttcttcctctgtactgagaccacactttttttttaattgaaagaaaatttacatagcataaaattaaccatttaatTATTTCTCCCAAATTAGTTAACTGACATccaacattgtataagtttaaagtgtaccACATGATGATTTGATAGACATGTCTACTGTGAGATGACTGCCGCAGTAAGAAACAAGCTACCTTAAAGTGTATTTAGTGGGACTTCGTACCTTCACAGTGTTGGGTGTTGTATAACCATCACCCCTATCTAGTTCTGAACAGTTGCATCACAACCAAAGGAAACCCTGCACCCACTGAGCAGTCACTGTCTATCTATCCACCACCATCAGCCCTCCTGACACTGTAGCCActggtctgctttctgtctctagggATTTGGTTATTCTGGATGTCTCATATTCCATCTTTCCCACAGGACTACTGGTTCTGGGAGCTCCTGAGTCAACCCTGCTGTACAGAGTGTTCACAGGCATCAACGTTTTGGTTCTCAGCTTCGTCATCATCTCTGGTTTTGTTAAGGGAGACCTGCACAACTGGAAGCTCACGGAACAGGACTACACATTGAACACATCTGAATCCATTGGCACCTCTAGGTTAGGAGGGTTCTCTTGTCCATAGCGACACTTGTGTGAAAGTGGGTGCAAGCCTGGAAATCTGGTGGGGACTagagtgtggcaacccactccagcattcttacctggataatcccatggacagaggagcctggcaggctacagcccatggggtcgaaagagtctgTCATGACTAAAtgagtaaaccaccaccaaagaGACCTGGGCTGATGGATCTCAGTGATGGGGGTCCTGGAGTCCAGCACTTGGGGTATGAAGGGAAGAGTCCAGTAGAGATGGCTGAACTCACCTCACCCATGTTCTTCCTCATTCCTTCTCTCACCATAGGTTGGGCCCTCTGGGTTCCGGAGGGTTTGCACCTTTTGGttttgatgggattctccagggagcaGCTATGTGTTTCTACATGTTTATTGGTTTTGATGCCATTGTCACTAAAGGTAATATAGTCACTGTGCTTCTCATCAGAGGTTTGGCCACAGATTAGGCTGCCCTTGGGCACAGGGGTCGGAAGAAGGATAAGCTGCTTTTGATGGTGCAAGAGGAAAGGGGATATTGTGCTTTTGCTCCCTGTGTTTTCCTAACCTAGTACATCTACGCATCCTGCAGGGGAAGAAGCCCTAAATCCTCAGCGGTCCATCCCCGTGAGCACCATGATCACGATCTTCATCTGCTTTTTGGTGTGCTTTGGTGTCTCAGCAGCACTCACCCTCATGGTGCCCTACTACCAGATTCATCCTGAGAACCCCTTGCCAGAGGCTTTCCTCCTTGTTGGGTGGGGCCCTGCCAGATATGTTGTGGCTGTTGGCACCCTCTGTGCTCTTACATCCAGGTCAGTATCATGGCTTTCCCCCCACTGACTGTCAGATGCTCTGGTATCCCAGCCCTTCGGATTTAGAGACGAGAAGGAAGGACACCTGGCACCATGTAGACTACATCATGGAAGCCCCGGTCCTCCCTTCCTGTCTCTCCATGTCCTTATCtacatttccattttcctttccagTCTCCTAGGTGATATGTTCCCCATGCCTCAGGTGATATACGTGATGGCAGAGGACGGACTCCTTTTTCGGGGACTTGCCCAGATCCATGCCCACACAGGCACCCCTGTCATGGCCATCATGTCTTCTGGAAACCTTGCAGGTGAATAAACAAAACCCGTCCCTTGTTTGATCATTTCCTTACCTTTGATATTTCCGGCTGTTTCTCACTCCCTTCCCCACCTTGTCTGTGCCCTCATCCTAGCGGTCATGGCGTTACTCTTCAAGTTCAGCGATCTGGTGGACCTCCTATCAATCGGGACCCTGCTTGCTTACTCCCTGGTGGCTCTCTCTGTGCTTGCCCTCAGGTGAGATTCCGCTACACCTTGGCTGGGGGTCGTGGACTCAAGGGGACCTAAGATTCTTCTAGCTTTATGTCCTGCTCTGCTGAAGTCGGGAAAGAGTTGGATTAAACTCTCTGATGATGGATGAGTATATGGCCTGTTGTTAATATTGCCTTAATATCCTCTCACTCAGGTACCAGCCGGATCAGAAGTTCAGcaaggagaaaacagaggaggaaattgagaTGAAACTTAAAGttgaagaaaacatttcagaGCTTGTATCTGAAGCAGGAAACTCAAACATTCTGAAGAGTCTGTGGTTCCCTACCAGCACCATCCCCACCCGGAAATCTGGCCAGATTGTCTATGGATGTGCCTTCCTGCTTGGTGAGCAATGGGACTTCTCTTTGGTGGTATTCTGAAATTGACAGGACAGGCTGgaaatatgtgtctttttcagttacaaAGTAGTAGAAAAATTATGCCCCTTCCTGATGTGGGCAGCCTGGGGAGGGGTGTGGCCCAAGGTCCTGATATCTTTGTCTTCTGGGTCCAGCCTGTTCTCCTCCACCTTGACCCTTGCAGTTCTCCTGCTGATCATCCTGAGCCTGATCCTGGCCCAGTGGCCCAGCCAGTTGTTCTCTGGAGACCCCGTGCTCAAAACagtggctgtgctgctgctgctgctcatcaTTGGGGTCACGATCATCATCTGGAGGCAGCGCCAGAGCCCCTCTCCTCTTCCATTCAGGGtaggtgagggacttccctggtggtccagtggttaaaaatataCCTAGCCATGTAGGGGATGTAGGTTGGATTCCTTGTGGGGGAACAAAATACCCAATATGCTGCAGGGCAAATAAGCCCATgacccacaactagagaagcctttGGGCcacaactcagttctgacacagccaaattaattagttaattaattttttaaaagtaggtgACCTTTTGTGCCCAACTATCCACCTTGAGTGAATGAAGTCTATCTGTTTTGAGGTCTAAACACCCTTTACTGAACGTGGGAAGATAGGAAATTGCTCAAATCAATGGACCCTTCCCTGATCCACACTCAGTGCTTCACATACCCAGTTTCAGTAGGCACTGAACACACAGCTTCAATAGGACTGGAGTCTTCCTGCCCACATGTGGGTTGCAGGCTCCTTTTCCAACATCTGGGCTGTGTTCAGGGATGAACTGACTCTGCCCACAGGTCCCTGCTCTGCCTGTCCTCCCACTGGTGAGCATATTTCTGAATGTTTATCTGATGATGCAGATGACTTCTGGGGCCTGGATCCAATTCAGTGTCTGGAATGCCATTGCTAAGTGGTTTTCTGGGATTAAGAGATCTCTCAGTTGACTGATCCCCATCCTCTTCCTAACATCACTCCCCTATTCTGTGTCAGATACCCTCATAGGAGACCTAGTGAGCAAGTGTGgggttccctggtgtctcagtggtaaaaaatccacctgccaatgcaggaaatgtaagagacatgggctcaatccctgggtcaggaggatcccctggaggaggaaatagcaacccactccagtacgcttcattggagaatctcatggacagaggagcctggagggctatggtccatggggtcacaaaagagtcagtcacgactgagggactgagcatgcacacgagCCTGTACACGACTGTGTATCAGTAAGGAGAGTACCTACTTTCCCTTCTCATCATCTCATTTCCCTACTAGGATTTGCCATATACTTTGGCTATGGGATCCGACATAGCCTGGAGGAGAACTAGAAGCAACAGCCTCCACCTCCCAAACTCTTCACTCAAGCATCCCTGCTGCTGAATCATCTTAACCACAGGACATAAATGCCATGTGGAATCTCTTCATATGCTAGAGGAATCTTCTGGTTAAAGGGGCATTTTAAGGCTCTATGGACTTGAAGGTGCaatgcatttcagttcagttcagttcagtcgctcagtcatgtccgactcttccgaCTTAtgacctgcagcacaccaggcctccctgtccatcaccaactcctagagtctacccaaactcatgtccattgagtcggtgatgccatgcaaccatatcatcttctgtcgtccccttctcctcctgccctcaatctttcctagcatcagggtcttttcaaataagtcagctcttcgaataaggtggccaaagtattgcagtgtcagcttcaacattactccttccaatgaagacccaggactgatctcctttaggatggattggttggatctccttgcaatccaagggactcttgagaatattctccaacaccacagttcaaaagcatcaattcttctgcgttagctttctttatagtccaattctctcatccatacatgactactggaaaaaccatagccttgactagatggacctttgttggcaaaataatgtctctgctttttaatattctgtctaggttggtcataatttcattccaaggagtaagcatcttttaatttcatggctgcaatcaccatctgcagtgattctggagcccaaaaaataaagtcagtcactgtttccattgtttgtccatctatttgccatgaagtgacgggaccagatgccatgatcttcgttttctgaatgttgagctttaagccaactttttcactctcctctttcactttcatcaagaggctttttagttcttcttcaatttctgcctaacggtggtgtgatctgcatatctgaggttattgatatttctcccagcaatcttaattccagcttgtgcttcttccagcccagcgtttctcatgatgtactctgcatagaagttaaataaccagggtgacaatatacagccttgacatactcgtttccctatttggaaccagtctgttgttccatgtccagttctaactattgcttcctgacctgcatacaggtttctcaagaggcagatcaggtggcctgctattcccatctctttcagaattttccacagtttattgtgatccacaccgtcaaggcttttgcatagtcaataaagcagaaatagatgtttttctggaactctcttgctttttcagtgatccaccagatgttggcaatttgatctccagttcctctaccttttcttaaaccagcttgaacatctggaagttcgcggttcatgttttgctgaagcctggcttgcagaattttgagcattacttcactattgtgtgagatgagtgcaattgtgcagtagtttgaacattctttggcattgcctttctttgggattggaatgaaaactgaccttttccagtcctgtggccattactgagttttccaaatttgctggcatattgtgcagcactttcacagcatcatctttcaggatttgaaatagctccactggaattccatcacttctgctagctttgttcatagtgatgcttcctaaggcccacttgacttcatattccaggacatctggctctaggtaagtgatcacaccatcgtgattatctgggtcatgaagatcttttttgtacagtctttctgtgtattcttaccacctcttcttaacatcttctgcttctgttaggtccataccatttctgtcctttattgaacccatctttgcatgaaatgctcccttggtgtctctaattttcttgaagagatctctagtctttaccattgtattgtttccctctatttctttgcactgatcactggggaaggctttcttacccctccttggtattctttggaactctgcattcaaatgagtatatctttccttttctcctttgctcctcACTTCTCtactttttacagctatttgtaaggcctcttcaggcagccattttgctttttggcatttcttttccatggggatggtctcgatccctgtctcctgtacagtgtcacaaacctctgtccatagttcatcaggaactctgcctatcagatctagtcccttaaatctatttctcacttccactgtctaatcatagggatttaatttaggttatacctgaatggtttagtggttttccccactttcttcaacttcagtctgaatttggcaataaggagttcatgatctgagccacagtcagctcttggtcatgtttttgctgactgtatagagcttctccatctttggctgcaaagaatataatcaatctgctttcggtgttggccatctggtgatgtccatgtgcagagtcttctcttgtgttgttggaagagggtgtttgctatgaccagtgcattcttttggcaaaactcgattaacctttgccctgcctcattctgtactccaaggccaaatttgcctgttactccaagtatttcttgacttcctacttttgcattccagtcctctataatgaaaaggacatcttttgggtgtgttagttctaaaaggtcttgtaggtcttcatagatccgttcaacttcagcttcttcagcattactggtcagggcatagatctggattaccatgatattgaatggtttgcattggaaacaaacagagatcattttattgttttagagattgcatccaagtactgcatttcagactctcttgttgaccgtgatagctactccatttcttctaaggaattcctgcccacagtaggagatataatggtcatctgagttaaattcacccattccagtccattttagcttgctgattcctagaatgtcaacgttcactctttccatctcctgtttgaccacttccaatttgccttgattcatggacctaacattacaggttcctatgtaatattgctctttatagcatcggaccttgcttctatcaccagtcccatccacaacttggtgttgtttttgctttggctccatccctccattctttctgaatttttttctcctctgatctccagtagcacattgggcacctcccgacctggggagttcatctttcagtgtcctatcttttggccttttcatactgttcatggggttctcaaggcaagaatactgaagtggtttgccattcccttcaccagtggaccacattctgtcagacctctcaaCCATGActcgtccgtcttgggtggccccacagggtaTGGcctagtttcactgagttagacaaggctgtggtccatgtgatcagattggctagttttatgtgattgtggtttcagtctgtctgccctctgatgccctctctcaacacctaccatcttacttgggtttttcttgccttcagtttagttgctcagtcatgtcctactctttgcaaccccataactgcagcacaccaggcctccctgtccatcaccaacacctggagtttacccaaactcatgttcattgagtcagtgatgccatgcaaccatcttatcctctcttgtccccttctcctcctgccctcaatctttcccagcatcatggtgttTTCAAAtaggtcagctcttcacatcaagtggccaaagtattggagtttcagcttcaacataaattcttccaatgaacagcTAGGCCTGTtcccttttaggatggactggttggatctccttatagtccaagggactctctagagtcttctccaatgccacagttcaaaagcatcaatgcttcagcactcagctttctttatagtccaactctcacatccatacatgactactggaaaaaccatagccttgactagatggacctttgttggcaaaataatgtctctgctttttaatatgctgtctagttgggtcataactctccttccactgagtaagtgtcttttaattcatggctgaagtcaccatctgcagtgatttggagcccaaaataataaagtcagtcactgttttcactgttttcccatctacttgccataaagtgatgggaccagatgccacgatcttagttttctgaatgttgagctttaagccaactttttcactctcctctttcacttgcatcaagaggctttttagttcttgttcactttctgccataagggtggtgtcatctgcttggacatggggtatctcttcacagttgCTCCAGCAaaatgcagctgctgctccttaccttggaggtggggtatctGCTCACGGCCGCCACTCCTGTCCTTAGAAGCGGGGTATCTCCTCTGATTGTTCGCCTCTCCTGTGCCACACCTCTGCTGCTCACTGCTCCTGCACCACGAAATGCATTTAGGGGCCTATATTTATTGCCAGTGGATAAGTGACTGTAatgatgtataatttttaaatattcttttcagacCCCAATACACATACAAAAAGGGCATGATTTGTAAGTGTGCAGCAAGATGATATTTCACAAAGAATGTATAACAATGGAAGCAgctactggagaaagaaataaaatattaacctgCACATACAAAGCTCCTCCTCGTGCTTCTTTTTAGCAAAAATGCAgagatggctgtctggggaggaaaGGCAGGTAACTGTATACTGTGTCCAGTGCTGCCCTTGAAATATAGGACAGAGGTAAGCTGGAAGTAAAAGGAAGGGAGCAGATCCACTTGCAAACAGTGACACAAGAAAGCTAAGGAGGCTATATTactatcagacaaagtagactcTAAGAAAAGGAGAAGATAACAGACAAAGTGGATCATGTCATCATGGTAAAAtgatcacttttctcttttccccagcTTTATGGAGACATAGTCTAATCTTTTGTAAATGActatttctctttacttttctgtCACAGACTCCTGGAGTTACACAGTAGAGTTGATGATGGAAAGTTCTtaattggaaaaacaaaaaaacacctgcATTGTCAGAGGTGAGGGAAAGAAGTAGTAAGTAATGATTTATTGATAAATGATTACAATTTTGTGAAACTAAAAGACAGGAAATGAAAAAGGATAGACAGGTTAGAACAGAGTGTCTGACACCGAGATTATGCACATTCAAGATATTGATAATAATGAACTAGAGGGTTGTTTGTGGGAATGAGCATCTGCAATAGTGAAGGAGGGATACAGGTCAAGAAACTGAGCAGCAAGATATTAGATGAATTAAAATACAGATGGAGGTGGATGAACAGAGTTAGAAATATCACTGCCTTGCTAGTTCTCATGACAGTACAGGATTAGGAAGAAATTAATGGAGATTGAAACTGTCCGGTGAAACTTTGTCGGAAGGGGTTGACATCACCTGATTCTGTTCTTCGCTTACTGCTGTGGGCCAACCAGATATCCTGTGCTATTAATGTGCTATAAGAGGCAACACAGAACACCGCCCATAAAGGAGCCTTGATGAGAAATTGAATCAACCCTTCCAGGTTATTCTGGCCAGTCTAAGGATTAAATTAACATGAGATAGCTTAATGGGACAAAAATCAAGTGATAGCTCAATAatgtgatgaaggtgaaagaggagagtgaaaaagctggcttacaactcaacattcaaaaaacgaagatcacagcatccagtcccatcacttcatggcaaatagatggggaaacaatggaaaaaatggcagattttattttcttgggctccaaaatcactgcagacagtgactgcagccatgaaattaagacacttgctccttggaagaaaagctatgacaaggcttcacagtgaattaaaaaagagatatcactttgccgacaaaggtccatatagtcaaagctatgctttttccagtagtcatgttggatgtgagagttggactataaagaaagctgagtgctgaagcattgatgcttttgaactgtggtgttggagacgatgcttgagagtcccttggactgcaaggagatccagccagtccatcctaaaggaaatcagtcctaaatattcattggaaggactgatattgaagctgaaactccaatactttggccacctgatgggaagatccgactcattggaaatgaccttgatgctgggaaagatcaagggcaggaggaaaaggggatgacagaggatgggatggttggatgtcatcaccaaattgcatggacatgactttgagcaaactctgggagttggtgatggacagggaagcccgacatgctgcagtctctggactgagcgactgaacaacaataaagggGAGAGACCAAAGAAAACTGAGCAACTTGCCAGGATAATCAAATCCTTTCCCTTCCATACCGTCTTCAGTTAAAGACTAAAGGGACTGTTGGGGGTAGTGGTCTGGGACTTGAAAGGGAAGGAAGGCAATTCACATgaagatggaaaaacaaatggTCGGTAGATTCATGTTAGCCAGGTCAGGTAGAGAGCATAAGACAAAGAGGGGACTCAGATCTACAAGTCTCAGTGGGTTTCCTGATAACTTTGAAATATTTGCTTGCATGCAGAGATGTTTGCCTTAGTAATCTCAGTCATTTTAATTACACATATTAATCAGAATTCTTAACCCTTAGAAACTTTAGTTTGTATTGAGAAACAAGAAGTAAACAATTGTGAACTCTTTGTTATAccagtacttttttttaaaaaaattgaagtatctccaattaaaatgaaatatttttaaataaaaaaatgctattaacttaaaaaaatcaaagtgtcaTTGGTTTACCATATAACATTAGTTTCaaatatacagcacagtgatttggTATTTTTATAGATGATACTCCAGTAGAAGTTatacaagataatggctatatttcTTTGTGCTCCAAACATATCCTTACTGattgtgtattcagttcagtcactcagtcgtgtctgactcttttcgaccccactgACTCCAGCATgcttggcctccctgtccatcaccaacactcggagcttactcaaactcatgtccaccgagttggtgatgccatccaaccatctcctctgtcatccccttctcctcctgccttgtgTCTTTTAATCCCATACCCTCAATTtgtcccttcccccttccctctcttcaCAGATCGCCACTTGTCAGTTTTCTGAATTGGTGAGGCTGTTTCTGTTTGCTACatacattcatttatattattttttcagatcTACACGTAATATTACACAGCATCTGTAAAAATACCAAAATCACTAGGCAGTCTACCTAAAAGTAATATAAACCAAGtctatttgaataaataaacagtGAGTTAGACATCCACTCAGGAGGAAAAGCACCTCTGTGGGTATGGGAGACACA from Bos javanicus breed banteng chromosome 18, ARS-OSU_banteng_1.0, whole genome shotgun sequence harbors:
- the LOC133231033 gene encoding cationic amino acid transporter 3-like translates to MALCLVFSADLTSSTLSRMRCQDVHHFGQKLIRRRQLKPTEGSESPKARHLNTLDLVVLGVASTLGAGVYILVGEVAMFIAGPAIVISFLMAALSSVLSGLCYGEFGTWVSWTGSAHLYSYISVGELWAFVTGWNLILAYVIAVASVARAWSHTFDSLIGNHISQALEGIFSPYMPYFLATYPDFVALAVLLLLTGLLVLGAPESTLLYRVFTGINVLVLSFVIISGFVKGDLHNWKLTEQDYTLNTSESIGTSRLGPLGSGGFAPFGFDGILQGAAMCFYMFIGFDAIVTKGEEALNPQRSIPVSTMITIFICFLVCFGVSAALTLMVPYYQIHPENPLPEAFLLVGWGPARYVVAVGTLCALTSSLLGDMFPMPQVIYVMAEDGLLFRGLAQIHAHTGTPVMAIMSSGNLAAVMALLFKFSDLVDLLSIGTLLAYSLVALSVLALRYQPDQKFSKEKTEEEIEMKLKVEENISELVSEAGNSNILKSLWFPTSTIPTRKSGQIVYGCAFLLVLLLIILSLILAQWPSQLFSGDPVLKTVAVLLLLLIIGVTIIIWRQRQSPSPLPFRVPALPVLPLVSIFLNVYLMMQMTSGAWIQFSVWNAIAKWFSGIKRSLS